The proteins below are encoded in one region of Sporosarcina sp. FSL K6-1508:
- the istA gene encoding IS21 family transposase, with protein MYITLDVQTDFEINSLSDLTKFKQLMENLKMKINKSQLAREMGIDRRTVDKYLSGFTPKETKEKIAILDEYYEIIAALLSEDSKQVFYYRRVLWQYLTDNHGLKCAQSTFRRYISKKPEFAAYFTEQVRVPSPKGTTRFETPPGQQAQFDWKESIPFETSDGEKIEVNVGALVLGYSRFRVFTLTLRKTQDVLFSFLTEAFEKIGGVPKEIVTDNPKTIMDVPRREDNPGKVNSRFAAFAKDFDFKVRPCIAGRPRTKGKVETQMKFIDEIHAYQGQLTLNELYQFIEKLMNRVNQSFHQGSGKIPAFALEKEKSSLLPLPAEKIRNSYRIKHQLVQVNTSSMISYKANQYSVPTKYIGQKVGIQVLDDQLWIYYNMECIARHPISNRKLNIRPSDYKETLQISAPHYPDIEALAKNNLKAIGEVYDA; from the coding sequence ATGTACATAACGCTAGATGTTCAAACGGATTTTGAAATCAATAGTCTTTCAGACTTAACAAAATTCAAACAGTTAATGGAGAATCTAAAAATGAAAATTAACAAAAGCCAATTGGCAAGGGAAATGGGTATAGATCGGCGGACGGTTGATAAATACCTAAGTGGATTTACACCAAAAGAAACAAAAGAGAAAATAGCGATTTTAGATGAATACTACGAAATAATTGCAGCACTTTTATCTGAGGACTCGAAGCAAGTCTTTTATTACCGACGCGTACTTTGGCAATACCTAACGGACAATCATGGGTTAAAATGTGCTCAATCTACTTTTCGTCGTTATATTTCAAAAAAGCCAGAGTTCGCTGCCTATTTCACAGAGCAGGTGCGCGTGCCTTCACCTAAAGGGACGACAAGATTTGAAACACCGCCTGGCCAACAAGCACAATTCGATTGGAAAGAAAGTATTCCATTCGAAACAAGTGATGGAGAAAAAATAGAGGTAAATGTAGGAGCGCTTGTGTTAGGGTATTCACGTTTCCGCGTATTCACTCTTACATTACGAAAAACACAAGATGTTTTATTCTCCTTTTTGACGGAGGCATTTGAAAAAATAGGAGGTGTTCCGAAGGAAATCGTAACTGATAATCCAAAAACGATTATGGATGTGCCACGAAGAGAAGATAATCCAGGGAAAGTAAATAGCCGGTTCGCTGCTTTTGCGAAGGACTTTGATTTCAAGGTTAGGCCGTGTATTGCAGGTCGTCCCCGTACGAAAGGGAAAGTAGAAACTCAAATGAAATTTATAGATGAAATTCATGCCTATCAAGGTCAGCTGACCTTGAACGAACTCTATCAATTCATTGAAAAGTTGATGAATCGAGTCAATCAATCCTTTCATCAAGGTTCAGGGAAAATCCCAGCATTTGCGTTAGAAAAAGAAAAGAGTTCCCTTCTTCCGCTACCAGCAGAAAAAATAAGGAACTCTTACCGTATCAAGCATCAGCTTGTACAGGTGAATACATCAAGTATGATCTCCTACAAAGCCAACCAGTATTCAGTGCCCACTAAGTACATCGGCCAAAAGGTAGGGATACAAGTACTAGATGATCAATTATGGATTTATTATAACATGGAGTGCATTGCGCGCCACCCTATATCGAATCGGAAATTAAATATTCGTCCTTCAGATTATAAAGAAACGCTGCAAATATCAGCTCCCCATTATCCAGACATTGAGGCTTTAGCTAAAAACAATCTAAAAGCCATTGGAGAGGTGTATGACGCATGA
- the istB gene encoding IS21-like element helper ATPase IstB, with protein MMQQTNYQQLLKNLEYLKLKQMVTYLDEVIDFGIHNQLSFIDTLIKLTNYEIDLREKNMVHAMVKVGAFPNLKEVKDFDFEFQPSLNPQQIQDFLTLRFIEGNENIVFLGPSGVGKTFLASAIGIAAAKKRTSTYFIKCHDLIQNLKRARLENRLESRLKHYTKYKLLIIDEIGYLPIDAEDAKLFFQLIDMRYEKRSTIFTTNVNFKSWDEVFQETKLANAILDRILHHATVVTIVGNSYRLKDHLAPEGE; from the coding sequence ATGATGCAGCAAACAAATTATCAACAGCTTCTGAAGAACTTGGAGTATTTGAAACTGAAACAAATGGTAACGTATTTAGACGAAGTCATCGACTTCGGTATCCACAATCAGCTGTCATTTATCGATACATTAATTAAACTGACAAACTATGAAATCGATTTACGTGAAAAAAACATGGTTCACGCGATGGTAAAAGTGGGTGCATTTCCAAATTTAAAAGAGGTAAAGGATTTTGATTTTGAATTCCAACCCTCGCTAAATCCACAGCAAATTCAAGATTTTCTTACGCTACGTTTTATTGAAGGGAACGAAAACATCGTATTTCTGGGACCTAGTGGAGTCGGAAAAACATTTTTGGCTTCAGCGATTGGCATCGCAGCCGCTAAAAAACGTACTAGCACTTACTTTATTAAATGTCATGACTTGATTCAGAACCTGAAGCGGGCCCGCTTAGAAAACCGTTTAGAAAGCCGCTTGAAACACTACACAAAGTATAAGTTACTCATAATCGATGAGATAGGCTATTTACCGATTGATGCGGAGGATGCAAAACTATTCTTCCAGCTGATAGATATGCGTTATGAAAAACGTAGCACAATCTTTACTACTAATGTTAACTTCAAATCCTGGGACGAGGTATTTCAGGAAACCAAGTTAGCAAATGCGATATTAGATCGTATTTTACATCACGCAACGGTGGTTACCATCGTTGGAAATTCTTATCGTTTGAAAGATCATCTAGCTCCAGAAGGTGAGTGA
- a CDS encoding DNA sulfur modification protein DndB, producing the protein MIISDVFEKRQTIVIYTLQELLNMLEDNQLTLGKTNKVQVRMIRKYIVDNVLTEQIYLPPIVARLEGGSLDDGKPTQLTVIDGTQRMKALSQLKSVILKTMNSEDEEERKKGFKLHYTFDEIEVAVQVFEGLTTSEADQMYVDLNTKGKKVSLSKRIAYDSRNDINQATNRILQSNPLLRQAGVEQEKHSVMRPKNKKLLSLSQLRQLVALFVTGKTIASNLALETEVQLQSEENIELINTWFEELFKLYPVHSIGNYEVSMLASFPLLTAIATYAVEGMEKMSFEEKRQGIIERMRKLRAVTWERKNPIWREFEGSERGREKYYYLANNKKSIGSLVAWLRLKGGELN; encoded by the coding sequence ATGATTATCAGTGATGTATTTGAAAAGCGACAGACAATCGTAATTTACACCTTACAAGAGTTGCTTAACATGTTGGAAGATAATCAGTTAACTTTGGGGAAAACCAATAAGGTTCAAGTGAGGATGATTCGAAAGTATATAGTCGACAATGTACTGACAGAGCAAATCTATTTGCCGCCGATAGTTGCACGACTGGAAGGAGGTAGTTTAGATGATGGAAAACCGACCCAATTGACCGTTATTGATGGCACGCAAAGAATGAAGGCTTTGTCACAATTGAAATCCGTCATACTAAAAACGATGAACAGTGAGGATGAAGAAGAACGGAAAAAAGGGTTCAAGTTACATTATACGTTTGACGAGATTGAGGTGGCAGTTCAAGTTTTCGAGGGCCTTACTACGAGCGAAGCGGATCAAATGTATGTCGATTTGAATACGAAAGGCAAAAAAGTATCCCTATCTAAACGGATTGCCTACGACTCACGCAATGATATCAACCAAGCGACGAATCGAATTTTACAAAGCAACCCATTGTTAAGGCAAGCTGGCGTGGAGCAGGAAAAGCATTCAGTCATGCGTCCGAAAAATAAAAAATTACTATCGCTTTCACAATTACGGCAACTTGTGGCATTGTTCGTAACAGGGAAGACAATTGCTAGTAATCTGGCACTCGAGACGGAAGTTCAACTGCAAAGCGAAGAGAATATTGAATTGATCAATACATGGTTTGAGGAATTATTTAAATTGTATCCTGTTCATTCGATTGGTAATTATGAAGTGTCAATGTTAGCGAGCTTCCCTTTGCTAACTGCGATTGCCACTTATGCAGTCGAGGGAATGGAAAAGATGTCTTTTGAAGAAAAGAGGCAAGGAATTATTGAGCGGATGCGCAAATTGAGAGCGGTTACTTGGGAACGGAAAAATCCTATTTGGAGGGAATTCGAAGGTTCTGAAAGAGGAAGAGAAAAATATTATTACTTAGCGAATAATAAGAAAAGTATTGGGTCGTTGGTCGCTTGGCTGCGGCTTAAAGGAGGTGAGTTAAATTAG
- a CDS encoding DNA sulfur modification protein DndB: MSNTGVLAKLRGTMYNQFGKQVLSTQIRFSTLEAMFEIDHEVQRQLDPRRRAEIRDFIMDSIEKGKHFYFSTFIFSSRKGLQQVDGGFELEPGSKVYVIDGQHRTSALSSAISHFKSQKEVAEEAGDYEGARVVQGYIDSLMSYPVAMQVYLELDQKEERQMFTDYNTERINAHKGLVMQYDQRDEYIELTRQVANQLKSSLDIEFEQSRLTAQNSAITSLTTMRKCLIAMFEGIIGVKTGTPYYRGCKPTEVPKIAKQFFQSWTSLFPRKMANRKQYVTGLTGIQIALATTVYTLTRENSITHIEAINMLKLLNKQCTWRHDDPLFAHMYDHSSQRITSHSTTTAINKTLLRFLLVINQERGKLNDYQ, from the coding sequence ATGTCTAACACGGGAGTCCTAGCGAAATTAAGAGGAACGATGTATAACCAGTTTGGGAAACAGGTTCTATCCACCCAAATAAGATTCTCAACATTAGAAGCGATGTTTGAAATTGATCATGAAGTCCAGCGTCAGCTAGATCCGAGAAGAAGAGCTGAAATACGAGATTTCATAATGGATTCAATCGAAAAAGGCAAACACTTTTATTTCTCGACCTTCATTTTTTCGAGCAGGAAAGGGTTACAACAAGTCGATGGGGGATTTGAACTTGAGCCTGGTAGTAAGGTGTACGTTATCGATGGACAGCATAGAACGTCTGCTCTATCTTCGGCCATTAGTCATTTTAAATCACAAAAAGAAGTGGCGGAAGAAGCGGGCGATTATGAGGGTGCAAGAGTGGTGCAAGGGTATATCGATAGCCTTATGTCCTACCCTGTAGCTATGCAAGTATACTTGGAATTGGATCAGAAGGAAGAGCGCCAGATGTTTACAGATTACAATACAGAACGAATAAATGCTCATAAGGGGCTGGTCATGCAATACGATCAGCGCGACGAGTACATCGAACTCACAAGGCAAGTGGCAAATCAATTAAAGAGTAGTTTGGATATTGAGTTTGAACAATCAAGATTGACCGCCCAAAACTCAGCGATAACGTCTTTGACAACGATGCGCAAATGTCTTATTGCAATGTTCGAAGGGATCATAGGAGTGAAAACAGGTACGCCTTATTACCGAGGTTGTAAACCAACTGAGGTACCTAAAATTGCAAAACAGTTCTTCCAGTCGTGGACAAGCCTATTTCCTCGGAAAATGGCCAACCGGAAACAATACGTTACAGGACTTACAGGTATCCAAATCGCATTGGCAACTACTGTTTATACACTAACAAGAGAAAATTCAATTACACATATCGAAGCGATTAATATGTTGAAACTACTAAACAAGCAATGTACATGGAGGCATGATGATCCTCTCTTTGCACATATGTATGATCATTCGTCCCAAAGAATTACAAGTCATTCAACGACGACTGCTATCAATAAAACATTGCTTAGATTTTTGTTGGTCATCAATCAGGAAAGGGGGAAATTGAATGATTATCAGTGA